The following proteins come from a genomic window of Pocillopora verrucosa isolate sample1 chromosome 6, ASM3666991v2, whole genome shotgun sequence:
- the LOC131770256 gene encoding melanocyte-stimulating hormone receptor-like has translation MTESEHRQPTTTLYCSNVHGTYNVVFLVAFNIILSVVASLGNFVILVALHKESSLHPPSKLLYRCLAITDLIVGFVSQPLFATQLLLDINERPHLCTRLGKWVDEISLVFSLVSGVIVTAISVDRLLALLLGLRYRHVVTLMRVGIAVSSIWLLGVICAFIDAFWPILGSIIIGYVITIVTLTCLIISAYCYTRILLRLRHNQAQIQGHVEQPAGPGIPLNVARYRRTVSAGVWVQITLVACYLPRSLVGLFGALFSLSAVSITLGIRCTTSLVFLNSSLNPFLYCWKMNGIRQAVKDLMKQYCCKSD, from the coding sequence ATGACTGAAAGTGAACACCGCCAGCCAACTACGACACTTTATTGCTCCAATGTACATGGGACGTACAATGTTGTATTTCTCGTAGCATTCAACATCATTCTGTCCGTCGTTGCATCACTGGGAAACTTCGTTATCCTCGTTGCCCTCCACAAAGAgtcttcccttcatccgccaTCAAAACTGTTGTATCGTTGCCTTGCCATCACTGATCTCATTGTTGGCTTCGTTTCTCAGCCTCTGTTTGCCACCCAGTTGCTTTTGGATATAAACGAACGGCCACATCTGTGCACCCGCCTTGGCAAGTGGGTGGATGAGATAAGTTTGGTTTTTAGCTTAGTATCTGGCGTGATAGTAACCGccataagtgtggacagacttctcgctctgttgCTGGGCCTGCGGTACAGACATGTTGTAACACTGATGCGAGTTGGTATAGCTGTAAGCTCTATTTGGCTATTGGGTGTAATTTGTGCATTTATTGATGCCTTCTGGCCTATTTTGGGTTCCATAATTATTGGATATGTCATTACTATAGTCACTCTGACTTGCTTGATAATTTCAGCTTATTGTTACACGAGGATCTTACTTCGTCTCCGCCATAATCAAGCTCAAATACAAGGCCACGTAGAGCAGCCAGCTGGACCCGGAATTCCACTGAATGTAGCCAGATATCGTAGGACTGTTTCTGCAGGGGTCTGGGTCCAGATAACGTTAGTCGCTTGTTATCTTCCCCGATCATTAGTGGGTCTTTTTGGGGCTCTTTTCTCTCTCAGTGCAGTGTCTATAACACTTGGTATAAGATGTACGACATCTCTTGTGTTCTTAAATTCGAGTCTGAACCCGTTCCTATATTGCTGGAAGATGAACGGAATAAGACAAGCAGTGAAGGATTTAATGAAACAGTATTGTTGTAAGTCAGATTAA
- the LOC131787832 gene encoding alpha-1A adrenergic receptor-like — translation MSNINCSTNTQMTSNCTDLGTKRSNYSTPYVNGMTFFYILIIATSLTAYGIVIATVCVNRRLRTTCNYFIVSLGIADLMIVSMVIPIGIGLIQGTFRFKSAEQCVFLSTVNLVSLSAVSLNLCTVSMERYFAIAFPFKYEAFTTTKTTAGVIGAVWAYSLVAALLPMMGWRARPAALRNNVCLNDNVESYTLFMAIGSFFIPAFIMLSTNTIVYRIATSQAKRVFRIVPVMGPSAEKLRKNFRAAKRISLIVGAYLLCWVPHMVVLVMGLIIGARNIPLFVYPITLSLQYSCSAVNPCLFCFTNREMRGTLKRLAWRVLRRTPNITHSSNGGLALERRRSTAHRMSQATDISTLGSKGDSKTTVGVCPTDFSA, via the coding sequence ATGTCCAACATTAATTGCTCAACCAACACGCAGATGACCTCAAACTGTACAGATCTGGGAACAAAGCGAAGCAATTACAGCACTCCTTATGTAAACGGGATGacatttttctatattttaatcATCGCCACATCTCTAACAGCATACGGAATCGTCATCGCAACTGTTTGCGTCAATCGGCGTTTGAGAACGACGTGCAATTATTTCATCGTCAGTCTTGGAATAGCGGATTTAATGATCGTTTCCATGGTTATTCCAATAGGCATTGGCTTGATTCAGGGAACATTCCGCTTCAAGTCAGCCGAACAATGCGTATTTTTGTCTACAGTGAACTTAGTCAGCCTCTCAGCCGTGTCTTTGAATCTTTGCACTGTAAGTATGGAGAGATACTTCGCTATTGCCTTTCCCTTCAAATACGAGGCATTCACGACGACCAAAACCACCGCGGGAGTAATAGGCGCTGTTTGGGCGTATTCATTAGTTGCCGCTCTGTTACCGATGATGGGTTGGAGAGCTCGGCCTGCAGCGCTTCGAAACAATGTCTGCCTCAATGACAACGTTGAAAGCTACACTCTCTTCATGGCCATAGGAAGTTTCTTCATTCCTGCGTTCATTATGTTAAGTACAAACACAATTGTTTATCGCATCGCCACGAGCCAGGCGAAGCGGGTTTTTCGCATCGTTCCAGTAATGGGTCCAAGCGCTGAAAAACTCCGTAAAAATTTCCGAGCAGCGAAGCGCATTTCTCTCATTGTGGGTGCGTATCTCCTTTGCTGGGTCCCTCATATGGTGGTGCTGGTAATGGGGCTTATTATAGGGGCACGCAACATACCACTTTTTGTGTACCCAATCACTTTGTCCCTACAATACAGTTGCTCGGCTGTGAACCCATGTCTATTCTGTTTTACCAACCGAGAGATGAGAGGCACATTGAAAAGACTTGCATGGAGAGTCTTACGAAGGACACCCAACATAACACATTCAAGTAATGGAGGCTTGGCGCTAGAAAGGAGGCGATCCACTGCTCACAGAATGAGCCAAGCTACAGATATTTCTACTTTGGGAAGTAAAGGCGACTCAAAGACAACCGTAGGGGTATGCCCTACAGATTTTTcagcttaa
- the LOC131790560 gene encoding uncharacterized protein encodes MKTSISSLIHRSRMEIPRWFKFILLLSILRQEFVSADNICRTFSFHIRQNLVADHALEGHVFKVATVTTIPECHILCINDCRCVSMNYEHKTAQGNCQMNDANRYMKPAALRYKYGALYYDLVREYSVSDKGRPLSSKTGQCVNRCCKDNPCLQGGTCQEICDPATVRYNCTCPANYTGQRCEKIKHPRNCMEVAKNGHNVSGMFDVYDAQKNIFKVYCDLNSEVGYVWTLIQSYSLANNDQFKGSGFSVDRPVNEEGSTINWNAYRLSLAHMKSIADVSTHLRATCNFPADGLVHTDYARAKLEGHDLFGVWIAKCRTYELINIRNITCQGCTAGTWQAPNEIWHINSAVSAKSAGCQFNGEAGASPHEQNFGLYNAVSPNFRCTSSQSSTTQHWIGNIHIYP; translated from the exons ATGAAAACAAG tatttcaagCTTAATTCACAGAAGTAGAATGGAGATTCCTCGATGGTTTAAGTTTATTTTACTACTCTCCATATTAAGACAAGAATTCGTTTCTGCTGATAACATTTGCCGAACATTCAGTTTCCATATAAGACAGAACCTCGTCGCCGACCACGCCCTAGAGGGTCACGTGTTTAAAGTTGCAACAGTTACCACGATTCCTGAATGTCACATCCTGTGCATAAATGACTGTCGTTGTGTCTCCATGAACTACGAACATAAAACTGCACAAGGAAACTGTCAAATGAATGATGCGAACAGGTACATGAAACCAGCTGCACTGAGATACAAATATGGAGCATTGTATTACGATCTTGTGAGGGAGTACTCCGTGTCTGAT AAAGGAAGACCTTTGTCCAGTAAAACTGGCCAGTGTGTTAACAGATGTTGCAAGGACAATCCTTGTCTCCAGGGAGGGACCTGTCAGGAGATTTGTGACCCTGCCACAGTGAGGTACAACTGCACTTGTCCTGCCAATTACACTGGTCAGCGGTGCGAGAAAATAAAGCATCCTCGCAATTGCATGGAAGTTGCAAAGAATGGCCATAACGTGTCTGGAATGTTTGATGTGTACGATGcccagaaaaatatttttaaagtctACTGCGACTTGAACTCTGAGGTTGGGTATGTTTGGACGCTGATACAGTCCTATTCGCTTGCAAACAACGACCAGTTTAAGGGAAGCGGCTTTAGTGTGGACCGCCCTGTAAACGAAGAGGGGAGCACCATAAACTGGAATGCCTATCGCTTATCTTTGGCTCATATGAAGTCAATCGCTGATGTTTCAACCCATCTCAGAGCCACTTGCAACTTTCCAGCCGATGGTCTCGTTCATACTGACTACGCACGCGCAAAACTGGAAGGACATGATCTGTTTGGTGTATGGATAGCCAAGTGTCGCACATATGAACTTATAAACATTCGTAACATTACTTGTCAGGGATGCACAGCAGGTACTTGGCAAGCACCGAACGAGATATGGCACATTAACAGTGCAGTTAGCGCCAAAAGTGCTGGATGCCAATTCAACGGCGAAGCAGGTGCAAGTCCCCATGAACAAAACTTTGGCCTTTACAACGCCGTCAGTCCAAACTTCCGATGTACTTCCAGTCAAAGTTCCACAACACAACACTGGATTGGGAATATTCACATTTACCCCTAA
- the LOC136281997 gene encoding melanocortin receptor 5-like, producing MSNITENGPKMAAGALYCENVLGLHHSIFLAILNFIFSITACLGNVLILIALQKKSSLHPPSKLMFRCLALTDLCVGVITQPMFAAELITEVNELRQICNHIGTVVGISGIVFSGVSLMTLTAISVDRLLALSLSMRYRQVVKLRRVGGILAFFWFLCISVPLMKQLTGLLFFSNVTSAIILLCLMISVYCYMRIYFRLRINRTQIEHNDNEIGQRNREGIPTWNIEKYQKTVSAAMWVQITLLTCYLPYAMLSFETLFPYSAVSYVIVMRYAGSLALLNSSLNPFLYCWKMTEMRQAVKDIIDRNRCNYRKQA from the coding sequence ATGTCCAACATCACTGAAAATGGACCCAAAATGGCAGCTGGTGCCCTTTATTGCGAAAATGTGCTTGGATTACATCATAGCATATTTCTTGCTATATTAAACTTCATTTTTTCTATTACTGCATGCCTGGGTAATGTCTTGATACTCATTGCCCTTCAGAAAAAgtcttcccttcatccgccatcaaagctgatgtttcgcTGTCTTGCCCTCACTGATCTTTGCGTTGGTGTCATCACTCAGCCAATGTTTGCCGCTGAATTGATTACCGAAGTAAACGAATTGCGACAAATTTGCAACCACATTGGAACAGTAGTAGGCATTTCAGGCATTGTTTTCAGTGGAGTTTCGTTGATGACATTGACAGCAATAAGTGTAGACAGACTTCTTGCTCTGTCTCTGAGCATGCGATACAGACAGGTTGTTAAACTGAGGCGAGTTGGTGGAATCTTGGCTTTTTTTTGGTTCCTCTGTATAAGCGTCCCTCTGATGAAGCAACTTACTGGccttctatttttttcaaacgtAACATCAGCAATAATCTTGTTATGTTTAATGATCTCAGTTTACTGCTACATGAGAATTTATTTTCGCCTTCGAATCAATCGAACCCAAATAGAacataatgataatgaaatcGGACAACGGAACAGGGAAGGAATCCCAACATGGAACattgaaaaataccaaaaaacTGTTTCAGCTGCAATGTGGGTCCAAATAACATTACTTACATGCTATCTTCCATATGCGATGTTatcttttgaaactctttttccATATAGTGCCGTATCTTATGTTATTGTCATGAGATACGCAGGATCTCTTGCGCTCTTGAATTCAAGTTTAAACCCGTTTCtctactgctggaagatgacaGAAATGAGACAAGCAGTCAAGGACATAATTGATCGGAATCGTTGTAATTATAGGAAGCAAGCCTAA